Proteins from a single region of Anaerolineales bacterium:
- a CDS encoding PIG-L family deacetylase, giving the protein MGVFVVLSPHLDDAVFSCGGWMAQRASAGAEVRVLTICAGDPPPGPLSPFAERLHARWGTAVPPASVRRTEDRIATGRLGALARHLDIPEALYRKADDGSHLYPDEAAIFNGLHAEDARRVDPLKKLLSQADPNCQILCPLGIGGHVDHQLTRLAAEKLGLGLWYYYDLPYASRGGELSAGLGMPAGIAGTVPLAPEEIEAWASAAAEYRSQLGTFWTDPEHLLRELTDFHDAWGGVRLILPQGSQADSAPVGPMAEL; this is encoded by the coding sequence ATGGGCGTGTTCGTGGTCCTATCGCCTCACCTGGATGACGCTGTGTTCTCATGCGGCGGGTGGATGGCGCAGCGGGCCTCCGCCGGGGCGGAGGTTCGGGTGCTGACGATCTGCGCCGGCGATCCTCCACCCGGCCCGCTCTCGCCTTTCGCCGAGCGGTTGCATGCCCGCTGGGGGACAGCGGTCCCCCCGGCCTCGGTTCGGCGGACCGAAGACCGGATCGCGACCGGCAGGCTGGGGGCGCTGGCGCGTCACCTCGATATCCCGGAGGCGCTCTACCGCAAGGCTGACGATGGCTCCCACCTGTATCCCGATGAGGCGGCGATCTTCAACGGGCTTCACGCCGAGGACGCCCGACGGGTCGACCCCCTGAAGAAGCTGCTCTCGCAGGCGGATCCTAACTGCCAGATCCTCTGCCCGCTCGGCATAGGCGGCCACGTCGATCACCAACTCACGCGGCTGGCGGCCGAGAAGCTAGGCCTGGGGCTGTGGTACTACTACGACCTGCCGTACGCCAGCCGGGGCGGCGAGCTCTCCGCCGGCTTAGGGATGCCGGCGGGCATCGCGGGGACCGTGCCTCTGGCGCCGGAGGAAATCGAAGCCTGGGCAAGCGCCGCTGCCGAGTACCGATCTCAGCTGGGGACCTTCTGGACGGATCCCGAGCACCTGCTGCGCGAGCTGACCGACTTCCATGATGCCTGGGGTGGCGTGCGGCTGATTCTGCCTCAAGGGAGCCAGGCCGATTCCGCCCCCGTGGGCCCGATGGCCGAATTGTAG